A portion of the Krasilnikovia cinnamomea genome contains these proteins:
- a CDS encoding S8 family serine peptidase, translating to MRIYRTGTALLVSALAWGIGAAAPAASADPGAVRLVVGFRSGDGLEGSAHRLAAAGLRLKGTQRLAAKLRARTLTVPAGDAARIKARLQADGNVAFVEVSRKFSKLDVTPDDPRFTGQSELGQIHVPAAWETTTGAAGTVVAVVDTGVTPVGDLAGATLPGWDFANNDADPSDDEGHGSEVASVIAARGNNGAGIAGVCWQCRILPVKVLDHKGEGFDDNIADGIVYAADHGAKVINLSLGAPGGASRLLQMATDYARAKGAVVIAAAGNDALPEINYPAGNAGVLAVGGTDAAGNRFVVNVPEAGDVGSNYGASWVDVAAPFCTTAQTRTGGYDTFCGTSASTPLVSGVAALVKSHDPAANLWSVERALTSTAQPLSDNWLRYGEVRADRAVRLPVDHTAPTVGGATPANKTKFRGTVTVSATSVSDNAGGSGVDHASLYADGKFVGADYSAPFSVKYRSGSRNGTVKLQWKVFDRAGNAATYNRNLVADNLAPTLKWKSGPANNKKVRGKVTVKASASDAGSGILRVELWINGKLAKSDAKAGYSFVVNTAKYGKKIKVQLRARDKVGNLRSSSTRTWKR from the coding sequence ATGCGGATTTATCGGACGGGGACGGCGCTGCTGGTTTCGGCGCTGGCGTGGGGAATCGGCGCAGCGGCGCCCGCGGCGAGCGCCGACCCGGGCGCGGTGCGCCTCGTCGTCGGGTTCCGTTCCGGCGACGGCCTCGAGGGGTCCGCCCACCGCCTCGCCGCGGCCGGGCTCCGGCTCAAGGGCACGCAGCGGCTGGCGGCGAAGTTGCGGGCCCGCACCCTCACCGTGCCGGCCGGCGACGCGGCCCGGATCAAGGCGAGGCTCCAGGCGGACGGCAACGTGGCGTTCGTCGAGGTGAGCCGCAAGTTCTCCAAGCTCGACGTGACCCCCGACGACCCCCGTTTCACCGGGCAGAGCGAGCTCGGGCAGATTCACGTACCCGCCGCGTGGGAGACCACGACGGGCGCCGCGGGCACCGTGGTCGCGGTCGTCGACACCGGTGTCACCCCCGTCGGTGACCTCGCCGGCGCGACGCTGCCGGGCTGGGACTTCGCGAACAACGACGCCGACCCGTCCGACGACGAGGGGCACGGCAGCGAGGTCGCCTCCGTCATCGCGGCACGCGGGAACAACGGCGCCGGGATCGCCGGTGTCTGCTGGCAGTGCCGGATTCTGCCGGTCAAGGTGCTGGACCACAAGGGCGAGGGCTTCGACGACAACATCGCCGACGGCATCGTGTACGCCGCGGACCACGGCGCGAAGGTGATCAACCTGTCGCTGGGTGCCCCGGGCGGCGCCAGCAGGCTGCTGCAGATGGCCACCGACTACGCCCGCGCGAAGGGCGCCGTGGTGATCGCCGCGGCGGGCAACGACGCGCTCCCGGAGATCAACTATCCGGCGGGTAACGCCGGGGTGCTCGCGGTCGGCGGCACCGACGCGGCCGGGAACCGGTTCGTGGTCAATGTCCCCGAGGCCGGCGACGTCGGCTCCAACTACGGTGCGAGCTGGGTCGACGTGGCCGCGCCGTTCTGTACGACCGCGCAGACCCGGACCGGCGGGTACGACACGTTCTGTGGCACCTCGGCCTCGACCCCGCTGGTGTCCGGTGTCGCCGCGCTCGTGAAGTCGCACGACCCGGCGGCCAACCTGTGGTCGGTGGAGCGCGCGCTGACCAGCACGGCGCAGCCGCTGTCCGACAACTGGCTCAGGTACGGCGAAGTCCGCGCCGACCGGGCCGTCCGGCTGCCGGTCGACCACACCGCGCCCACCGTCGGCGGCGCCACCCCCGCCAACAAGACCAAGTTCCGGGGCACCGTCACCGTCTCCGCGACGTCCGTGTCCGACAACGCCGGCGGTTCAGGCGTGGACCACGCCTCGCTGTACGCCGACGGCAAGTTCGTGGGTGCCGACTACAGCGCGCCGTTCTCGGTGAAGTACCGCAGCGGCAGCCGCAACGGCACGGTCAAGCTGCAGTGGAAGGTCTTCGACCGGGCCGGGAACGCGGCCACCTACAACCGCAACCTGGTCGCCGACAACCTGGCGCCGACCCTGAAGTGGAAGTCGGGGCCGGCGAACAACAAGAAGGTCAGGGGCAAGGTCACCGTCAAGGCCAGCGCCAGCGACGCCGGCAGCGGCATCCTGCGGGTGGAGCTGTGGATCAACGGCAAGCTCGCCAAGTCGGATGCCAAGGCGGGCTACTCGTTCGTGGTCAACACCGCCAAGTATGGCAAGAAGATCAAGGTGCAGCTGCGGGCGCGCGACAAGGTCGGCAACCTCCGATCCAGCAGTACGCGTACCTGGAAGCGCTGA
- a CDS encoding SigE family RNA polymerase sigma factor: MTSEGFNEFVVSRSTRLLRCAYLLTGEWAAAEDLLQSSLVKAWSAWSRIEGDPEPYVRRILVNTQASWWRRRWRAELPSAELPEVGQPGHADRVDDRDQLWQALRRLPTRQRTVLVLRYFENLSEAEIAEAMDCSLGTVKSQASRALAKLRLDDSLTLEGALP; the protein is encoded by the coding sequence GTGACGTCAGAAGGTTTCAACGAATTCGTGGTGAGCCGGTCGACCCGGCTGCTGCGGTGCGCGTATCTACTCACCGGTGAATGGGCGGCCGCCGAGGATCTGCTGCAATCGTCGCTGGTCAAGGCCTGGTCGGCGTGGTCACGCATCGAGGGCGACCCGGAGCCGTACGTCCGGCGCATCCTGGTGAACACCCAGGCGAGCTGGTGGCGCCGGCGCTGGCGCGCCGAACTGCCCAGCGCCGAACTTCCCGAGGTGGGCCAGCCGGGCCACGCGGACCGCGTCGACGATCGGGACCAGCTCTGGCAGGCGTTGCGCCGGCTGCCCACCCGGCAGCGGACCGTGCTCGTGCTGCGCTACTTCGAAAACCTGTCCGAGGCGGAGATCGCCGAGGCGATGGATTGCTCGCTCGGCACCGTAAAGAGCCAGGCCAGCCGCGCGCTGGCCAAGTTGCGACTCGACGACTCGCTGACCCTCGAAGGAGCGCTGCCATGA
- a CDS encoding PAS domain-containing sensor histidine kinase, translating into MHTLRRMHGGARLGGAFGLAGLLLIILIGVAVNNTLAQRRAERQVAESAALQRDALTAKFRAADFNGWQTAYAFDTIRGVPGAAADRGAQRSLFLASATAFRQDLARIATHPLSAAQKQQLAIAEDAFDHFMDLDAQILAGYRSGAPNRIAVANDLVAGEALDWFDRAAGAVSQLAELAQARVDADAAVAQRTSSRALTMMVVVGVACLLFAVALGVLATRTVANTARHKAMLAAIVEQSADATVALDLGGIITAWNTGAERIYGYTAAEAIGRPATMVLLPSRRATLRTVLADLAAGRHFHTEGAPRLRKDGSIVKVSTTLWPIRDETGVVIGAAATERDVTARMRREAKEQLANDQTARAARLESLGQLAGGVAHDFNNLLAIIVNCAEFIAEEPGEQKAEDLARIRDAAQRGQALTSQLLLFAKREPARVENVDLNSAVTDANDLLGRTIGASITLRCTTYGAALPVRTGRGRLDQVLLNLVINARDAMPGGGIIDVGTDLVEVPEGSILPLPPGSYAELTVSDNGVGMSAEVRNRLFEPFFTTKSAQKGTGLGLATVYGIVIDAEGTITVDSTPGIGTTFRILLPIVAATAETDSTPLSGPGNGARVLVIEDDNTVRDVVVRILNRNGYRTTAVRDADAALRMNLDDVDLLIADMVLLDRSGAAVAKEMHAQHPGLPVLFMTGHADPLVPSAGDETTRILYKPFTAAELLGNVGEALEATAARPS; encoded by the coding sequence ATGCACACGTTGCGTCGGATGCATGGCGGCGCGCGGCTCGGCGGTGCCTTCGGGCTCGCGGGGCTGTTGTTGATCATTTTGATCGGCGTCGCCGTGAACAACACCCTCGCGCAGCGCAGGGCGGAGCGGCAGGTTGCTGAGTCCGCCGCGCTGCAGCGCGACGCGCTCACGGCCAAGTTCCGCGCCGCGGACTTCAACGGCTGGCAGACCGCGTACGCGTTCGACACGATCCGCGGAGTGCCCGGCGCCGCCGCCGACCGCGGGGCCCAGCGCAGCCTGTTCCTGGCCTCGGCGACGGCGTTCCGGCAGGATCTGGCCCGGATCGCCACCCATCCACTCAGCGCGGCGCAGAAGCAGCAACTGGCCATCGCCGAGGACGCCTTCGACCACTTCATGGACCTCGACGCGCAGATCCTGGCCGGATACCGGTCCGGCGCGCCCAATCGCATCGCGGTCGCCAACGATCTGGTCGCCGGTGAAGCGCTGGACTGGTTCGACCGGGCCGCTGGCGCGGTCAGTCAACTCGCCGAACTCGCACAGGCCCGGGTCGACGCGGACGCCGCCGTGGCCCAGCGCACGAGTTCCCGGGCGCTGACGATGATGGTCGTCGTCGGCGTGGCGTGCCTCCTGTTCGCCGTCGCGCTGGGCGTGCTGGCCACCCGTACGGTCGCCAACACGGCACGGCACAAGGCGATGCTGGCCGCCATCGTCGAACAGTCCGCCGACGCGACGGTCGCCCTCGACCTCGGTGGCATCATCACCGCCTGGAACACCGGCGCCGAGCGCATCTACGGCTACACCGCCGCCGAGGCCATCGGCCGCCCCGCGACGATGGTCCTGCTACCGAGCCGGAGGGCCACGCTCCGCACCGTGCTTGCCGATCTGGCGGCGGGCCGCCACTTCCACACCGAGGGAGCGCCTCGCCTCCGCAAGGACGGCAGCATCGTCAAGGTGTCGACCACCCTCTGGCCGATCCGGGACGAGACCGGTGTGGTCATCGGCGCCGCGGCCACCGAACGCGACGTCACCGCGCGCATGCGGCGCGAGGCCAAAGAGCAGCTCGCCAATGATCAAACGGCGCGGGCCGCCCGGCTGGAGAGCCTCGGCCAGCTCGCCGGTGGTGTCGCGCACGACTTCAACAACCTGCTGGCGATCATCGTCAACTGCGCCGAGTTCATCGCCGAGGAGCCCGGCGAGCAGAAGGCGGAGGACCTGGCGAGGATCCGCGATGCCGCCCAGCGGGGTCAGGCGCTCACCAGCCAGCTGCTGCTGTTCGCCAAGCGGGAACCAGCCCGGGTCGAGAACGTCGATTTGAACTCGGCCGTCACGGACGCCAACGACCTGCTCGGCCGGACGATCGGCGCCAGCATCACCCTGCGCTGCACGACGTACGGTGCTGCGCTGCCCGTACGGACCGGTCGCGGCCGGCTCGACCAGGTGCTGCTCAACCTCGTGATCAACGCCCGCGACGCGATGCCCGGCGGCGGCATCATCGATGTCGGTACCGACCTCGTCGAGGTGCCCGAGGGCTCGATCCTGCCGCTGCCGCCCGGAAGCTACGCCGAGCTGACCGTCAGCGACAACGGCGTCGGCATGAGCGCCGAGGTCAGGAACCGACTCTTCGAGCCGTTCTTCACCACCAAGTCCGCGCAGAAGGGAACCGGCCTCGGCCTGGCCACGGTCTACGGCATCGTCATCGACGCCGAAGGCACCATCACCGTGGACTCCACGCCCGGCATCGGGACCACGTTCCGGATCCTGCTGCCCATCGTCGCGGCGACAGCCGAGACCGACAGCACACCGCTTTCTGGGCCCGGAAACGGTGCACGGGTCCTTGTCATCGAAGACGACAACACCGTACGCGACGTGGTGGTCCGCATCCTGAACCGCAACGGCTACCGCACCACCGCGGTCCGCGACGCGGACGCCGCGCTGCGCATGAATCTCGACGACGTGGACCTGCTGATCGCCGACATGGTCCTGCTCGATCGCTCCGGCGCGGCGGTCGCCAAAGAGATGCATGCCCAGCACCCGGGCCTACCGGTGCTGTTCATGACCGGCCACGCCGATCCCCTGGTGCCGTCGGCAGGCGACGAGACGACCCGAATCCTGTACAAGCCTTTCACGGCCGCCGAGCTGCTCGGCAATGTCGGCGAGGCACTCGAAGCCACGGCTGCGCGTCCCAGCTAG